The sequence below is a genomic window from Uranotaenia lowii strain MFRU-FL chromosome 2, ASM2978415v1, whole genome shotgun sequence.
AGTTTCCTCTAGTTATTTGTTAATAGAACCAAAATACTGCCTTCTTTCGATAACcgtacgataaaaaaaatcaatccactGTCCAGTCAAAAAACCTCCCAGCAACGAATTTAGATAgaataaaatgaaagaaaaagtgTACGAATATACCAGTGCAAATTTGCTTGTGATGttttttattgatcattttaGCCACTGCCTCAATTTAGAAATGTctttgtaattttcaaattttattgctCGTTAAGTCCAAAAGagatggatgatttttttcttcacgaAACCATATTTACCAACTTTTGTGCCATTAGAAGAACACCTCGACGGCGTTTTTGCGACATTTTAGAAATGTCCTCATTAAACCGATTGATCTagtgaaataatattaaataaacTGTGCACACCGATGAAGCCACATTTCGAAAACTGTACAATTCCGTTCTATATACGCTAAGTGTTGTAACCGAGTAATATTTGTCTACTTTTATgttctctttcaaaataacaaacccGATGcagtcaaaataaaattctcgaaaattagatcgtttggttttttttgttgaatgagaAATTATCCTTGTGAGTAACTCTTCTATATTTCGAAATGAGGAACTTGAATAGCAATACGGACTCATGCCGTTTAGATTTTTAAACCATGATGTTAACCCTGTGTGCAAACCGCAGTCTATTTTTACTCAGTGCTactattacaaaaataaccaaaactacaaaaattaccaacatttccaaaattacaaaaaatacaaaaattttaaaaaaaaacaaaaaaaaaattcaaaaaaatacagacattaaagacaaaaatttcaaaaatgacaaaaattaaaaaaagcaacacattataaacacaaaacgagtttggctccttaaaactcaaaggtatgagccctttcaaataaagaaattaattaaaaaaatcacacaaattataaaaaatgacaaagacaaaaatgacaagtaataacaaaaattacgaaaatttcaaagattacAAATATGATCAAAACGACAAAATTacagtgaagaaaaaaatcacacaaataataaaaaaacaaagacaaaaatgacaaaaaataacaaaaatcactaacattttaaagattacataaattacaaaaatgaccagaaCGACAAAATTACAATGAAGGAAAAAATCCCCTTAATaagaattgtttaaaattaaaaaaaattgtatggcttgcgaaaaaaaaaaacaaaaattcaattgcATTTGCAAAACATTATCTCAAATAAAcctataaaaattacaataaaaataaaataagataaaataaaataaaaacaatacataaaaacacaaacatcaaaaactaaaacaaataaattacaataattgcaaaatttgcaaaaaaagatATAGCGACACAATAAGcgaaaaatgaacgaaaaaaattgcttaatatttcaaaaattacattaattatttcctgttaaattacgcaaatgtcctgtaacaaaaaggagcaggacatttaccgtaattttacaggtcgaaaaccaAATTACGtgacttttttacaggacatttgctgtaataataaataaatcttcgttaactttcaaggaaaacaattgatctatcttgggccaatttttttctttgtttcataaccttttcattataaaagataaaaagaaaaaaaaaatggaaaggttttctaaatttttaaggtatcattaggcattttttttattattttttaaatatatcaatCTCCCGAATtctgtttgttttaaaaaatgttattttttttagattttgaaaaacagttaggaaacgtgggccattaaatccaaattgactagatcacgcgcaaaatttatgagttgacccaaaactgaaatttcataattcatttcgtttttttaaatcaatttcagataaggaaatgaaaaagagagttgtgtatgatcgaatagttcataaaacctggctcgcgaacgtttcggcaaaattctaTACTTATAttggatttatgttcgtctctatcgcattagaaaagatagacaaaacatttttcatagctcttaatttggcataagaaaactttacatatAGTAATaacatattttaagttctgaatgtgtataaataCACCAAAATAAAGGTGGCCCAAgtcccaagataccccacaaaatgtacCTCACAAGctatatgattttcaaattggttgcgtttgtatgactcattgatgtttcatcataaattcctcgtgaaagaacatgacaaaactaagatcataagcgtatgagcatatttttgttatgaactttaagttccccatcgatgcaattagcgggtgctGGTTTAaatatgtaagtacatttttctcgGCTAGATAAATGAAAGAATCATATGttgcgtacataagtcaacaacacatataaaaaaacatgCTCACGCAAAACGACGaagatgacagttggattgggatttttatctcaacacacagctgagatatttagagtggcccacgtttccccatggcccacgtgaccccactctcccctacaaaaatgtcaaaggtCCAAAATGACgggaaaaacaaacttttggcaTTCAGTAAATTTCATTactctaggtttttttttattatttaaaaattctgttgtTTTTGCAAGATATGCCATTATCGTCGTTTCATTTTTCTTGCAATTCGCtgtattttacattttcttttatttttcaaaaaaaaattggactaTGCCTTTGTTAAAAGATTGGAACGCTCTAGTAAAGAATTAAGTTTACAATCCAGAAAGTCTATTTTCGgacaaaacaatgattttaGGAACACCATGATCTTGACTTTACCTTGCACTGCATCAGATATcgacattttaccattttaaacaccctctgaatataaaaaaaaatcacattataCATTCCAGATTGAGAGGTTAAAGTTATATCACGTTTTACTAATGATTTCTCTCGAAACGTGTTTAATTTTGCGTTATCCATCTCCACATATcagaagtatttttcgtacccgtcgttttgaatttttgaagctCGATAAAGCAGAGAGACATTACTAGTATCACGTTTAGATGGCGCTGCTAGCCTCATGGCAGCATAACAAAGCATATTGTCAAATTTATGCTGCTGTCACGCGCGCGTGTTCGTCTAGGGGTGGGGTTGCAGCATTTGTTTATCCTCCCATCATCACAAAAGTTGCTAAGCTTTTCTGTAGTTTTTCTTTCCAAAGATTACTGATTTTGAACATCGTAAACTATGAAAATACGGAAGCGATTCCTACCTCGGTCGGTGCAAGATGCCGTTGCTACAGCATTTATGGCAGCGATTATTCCGGTTACCTTTTGGTTCGAAGTTTACGTCGTTATACCGGGCGTTCACGGGTCGGATTCCGTGTTCAATTGGATACATTTTGTGCCGGCAATCTTTCTACTTTTCAACATCAGCGTAAACATGCTGGCCGTGGTCATGTGCGATACTAGCTGTGGAACGGAGATTATCAACGTGCCCAGTAACGTGGCCGTAGCTGGAGGTTTGGGTTCCAGATCGTGGCATTTGTGTTCAACGTGTGAAGCTGTTGCTCCACCCCGAGCTTGGCATTGTAACACTTGCAAAGCATGCATTTTGAAACGAGATCACCACTGCGTCTTCACCGGATGTTGCATCGGTCACAAAAACCACCGATACTTCATCTTGTTTGTACTGCATCTGTTCGTTGCGACACTGTACGCAAGCATACTGAACAATTATTTCATCTGGTTTGTCCGGGGAGAAGAGTTCCGCA
It includes:
- the LOC129747127 gene encoding probable palmitoyltransferase ZDHHC24; this translates as MKIRKRFLPRSVQDAVATAFMAAIIPVTFWFEVYVVIPGVHGSDSVFNWIHFVPAIFLLFNISVNMLAVVMCDTSCGTEIINVPSNVAVAGGLGSRSWHLCSTCEAVAPPRAWHCNTCKACILKRDHHCVFTGCCIGHKNHRYFILFVLHLFVATLYASILNNYFIWFVRGEEFRNWTSLVKIVFPLAMLVIDTSTKQYYLVIYLINMVGMLFTGVLLIYHGRLILSGQVVHERGCLDYDLGWRENLRMVLGQRWHLTWLSPFIRSELPINGVNWDIVQKQANKSK